One segment of Niveibacterium microcysteis DNA contains the following:
- a CDS encoding site-specific integrase, whose product MATRKMTHPKLEAHGDKLRYKKRIPRNLVDHFGGRQFEVFSTQTKDKAAARAECARWLAELETQFEQARKILNGAASEPSVRTISAEGLGAALAVEVERFKAERLAADEVALSEPPGAMERSLGLPSWGMHATAEHRIRALNIDEEGALLAARGAADELALFAKQAAKYLRAVGIHLEPDSREAHQAGIAFARANREIAETIRRRDAGQLDITPNPKPRAAALSAPSGAPYLSTVIDAFMKKQDAAAPMFKKYQAVLPMLLEVLGDSPVDAIKQRHIEDYFELILRLPPHWTHRKRQLGKSVVELAAMEWEQTMAPATFEGTYVAAIQQFLRYARRTYGDQGFPQHLTTDGIKYLGERDEGERKQRAMTPGELKRLFEGPEAVEFAKDAACASRYWLPLVGLYTGARVNELCQINPQHDILIDEASGAWCLNITEETDAAEGVTKSVKNEPSARTIPVHSALVELGFIDYVEKLKASGAELLFPEWPPLRGKASGNAEKWFRRHLQKLGLRDETPKACLTGFHTFRHTFITQAEAINEPRYDVITGHAREGESKSQRGYRARNTPIAIKQEIMERFRFDVAPPRPEH is encoded by the coding sequence ATGGCTACCCGCAAGATGACCCACCCCAAGCTCGAAGCTCACGGCGACAAACTCCGGTACAAGAAGCGGATTCCGCGGAATCTCGTTGACCACTTTGGCGGCCGGCAATTCGAAGTCTTCTCGACCCAAACCAAAGACAAGGCAGCGGCCAGGGCTGAATGTGCCCGCTGGCTCGCAGAGCTTGAGACCCAGTTCGAGCAAGCACGCAAGATCCTGAACGGTGCAGCCTCAGAACCCTCGGTGCGCACCATCTCTGCCGAGGGCCTCGGGGCCGCTTTGGCGGTCGAGGTCGAACGCTTCAAAGCCGAACGCCTTGCAGCTGATGAGGTCGCCCTGTCTGAGCCGCCTGGCGCCATGGAGCGATCCCTTGGCCTGCCCTCCTGGGGCATGCACGCCACAGCCGAGCACCGCATCCGCGCCTTGAATATCGACGAGGAAGGAGCTCTGTTAGCTGCACGCGGCGCTGCCGATGAACTCGCACTCTTCGCCAAGCAGGCCGCAAAGTACCTGCGCGCGGTGGGCATCCATCTCGAACCAGACAGCCGGGAAGCACATCAGGCCGGCATCGCGTTCGCACGGGCCAATCGCGAAATCGCTGAGACGATCCGGCGACGCGACGCGGGCCAACTGGACATCACGCCCAATCCAAAGCCACGCGCCGCAGCGCTGTCAGCCCCGTCTGGCGCCCCGTACCTTTCCACGGTCATCGATGCGTTCATGAAGAAGCAGGACGCAGCTGCACCGATGTTCAAGAAGTACCAGGCCGTGTTGCCCATGCTCCTGGAAGTGCTAGGCGACTCGCCCGTCGATGCGATCAAGCAACGCCATATTGAGGACTACTTCGAACTGATCCTCCGGCTGCCGCCGCACTGGACGCATCGCAAGCGCCAGCTCGGCAAGTCGGTTGTGGAGTTGGCCGCGATGGAGTGGGAGCAGACCATGGCCCCGGCAACCTTCGAAGGCACCTACGTCGCTGCGATTCAGCAGTTCCTCAGATACGCCCGCCGCACCTACGGTGACCAAGGATTCCCGCAGCACCTTACGACCGATGGCATCAAGTACCTGGGCGAGCGCGACGAAGGCGAACGCAAGCAACGCGCCATGACGCCCGGCGAGCTCAAGCGCCTGTTCGAAGGTCCAGAAGCTGTCGAATTCGCCAAGGATGCCGCCTGCGCCTCGCGCTACTGGCTGCCCCTTGTCGGGCTCTACACGGGCGCCCGCGTGAACGAGCTCTGCCAGATCAACCCACAGCACGACATCTTGATCGACGAAGCATCAGGCGCGTGGTGCCTGAACATCACAGAGGAGACCGACGCCGCGGAAGGTGTCACCAAGTCGGTCAAGAACGAACCCTCGGCGCGCACGATTCCCGTCCATTCGGCTCTGGTCGAGCTGGGCTTCATCGATTATGTCGAGAAGCTCAAGGCATCCGGCGCGGAGCTGCTGTTCCCCGAATGGCCGCCTCTGCGGGGAAAGGCTTCCGGCAATGCCGAGAAGTGGTTCCGGCGTCACCTGCAGAAGCTGGGCCTGCGCGACGAGACCCCGAAGGCCTGCCTCACAGGCTTCCACACCTTCCGGCACACTTTCATTACTCAGGCGGAAGCCATCAACGAGCCCCGCTACGACGTGATTACCGGCCATGCACGCGAGGGCGAAAGCAAATCGCAGCGGGGCTATAGGGCGCGCAACACACCCATCGCGATCAAGCAGGAGATCATGGAGCGTTTCCGTTTTGATGTAGCGCCGCCACGCCCCGAGCACTGA
- a CDS encoding S41 family peptidase, with amino-acid sequence MSHVPAYLRFPTVSGDTLVFVTDDDLWSVPLAGGVARRISGGRGLVGFPRFSPCGKWLAFIATDESHSEVYVMPAQGGAARRLTWLGAHTAVTGWTPDGRVVVASNADQPFFHMRRLFTVALDAPLPVLLPWGMASEASWSADGACVLGRNTSDPALWKRYRGGTVGHLWVDVDGKGEFAALDPFGDPRKAGNLACPMWIGDRIWFISDHEGIGNLYSCEPSGAGLRRHTEHGEHYVRHASTDGTTIVYQSGGDVYRLNPVGGDATRIEIEVPAARPQLARKFVSGDAELEALSVHPDGHTVALAVRGKAVSLPLWEGAMRQLGEEQGARYRLPVWLAEGVGVVMVSDASGEERLELHADEGVSVLEADFGRVTGIVAAPHGLRVVVTNHRNELWLADFVTREVRLLDRCDYRRIDEPAFSPDGAWLAYDFSVSRATRAIKLLEIASGRSGMASGEDFDDFSPAWDPSGKYLYFLSTRAFEPVYDEIVFDLSFPRATRPYLVALQADGVDPFEPLPRGFGDDEDEDEDDEDEDDGDEESDSKEEGDKKAEQAERKRPPKPVVVELEGLADRVRAFPVGAGRYGRIDAAKGIVYWTLHPVTTESDEDHDVADALLQSWDMREQKLDTVLGDVAGFLLALPGKALIADTSEGVRAFKIGEKPKEETEVGDFSRESGWVDLDRVQVEVDPRSEWRQMLREVWRLQRDQFWTADMSGVDWGRIWARYAPLVERISTREELSDLIWEMQGELATSHCYESGGDRKRVAALPLGHLGAEFSWDEANACYRIERLVRGDAWREGHDSPLAAVGVQAKPGERLLAIDGLACDREHPPQARLVARAGRKVELLLADADGANRRRAVVRALPGEDAARYREWVEANRARVREASGGRLGYLHIPDMVTWGFSEFHRYLRTESLRDGLIVDARFNRGGHVSQLLLEKLARRVLGYDVSRWGAPEPYPAHAVAGPVVCVTNQHAGSDGDIFSHCFKLMGLGPLVGTRTWGGVIGIWPRHRLVDGTITTQPEFSFWFKDVGWGVENWGTEPDVHVDIAPQDYANGRDPQLDKAVDVALAALSKQPPRVPDFSQRPRLDLPSWPPKG; translated from the coding sequence ATGTCCCATGTCCCCGCCTATCTTCGCTTCCCGACCGTTTCGGGCGACACGCTGGTGTTCGTCACCGACGACGATTTGTGGTCGGTGCCGCTGGCGGGCGGGGTGGCGCGGCGGATTTCCGGCGGGCGCGGCCTGGTCGGTTTTCCGCGTTTCTCGCCTTGTGGCAAGTGGCTCGCCTTCATCGCCACCGATGAGAGTCATTCAGAGGTGTACGTGATGCCGGCGCAGGGCGGCGCCGCGCGGCGCCTGACCTGGCTCGGCGCGCATACCGCCGTGACTGGCTGGACGCCGGACGGCCGTGTCGTTGTTGCGAGCAATGCCGATCAGCCTTTCTTCCACATGCGGCGCCTGTTCACCGTGGCGCTGGATGCGCCACTGCCGGTGCTGTTGCCTTGGGGGATGGCGAGCGAGGCTTCGTGGTCCGCCGACGGCGCTTGTGTGCTGGGCCGGAACACCAGTGATCCGGCGTTGTGGAAGCGTTACCGCGGCGGCACCGTTGGCCACCTGTGGGTGGATGTCGATGGCAAGGGCGAGTTTGCCGCGCTCGATCCCTTCGGCGATCCGCGCAAGGCGGGCAACCTCGCGTGCCCGATGTGGATTGGCGACCGCATCTGGTTCATCTCCGACCATGAAGGCATTGGCAACCTGTATTCGTGCGAGCCCTCTGGGGCTGGCTTGCGCCGGCATACCGAGCATGGCGAACACTATGTTCGGCACGCTTCCACCGATGGCACGACGATCGTCTACCAGAGCGGCGGCGACGTCTATCGACTCAACCCCGTTGGCGGCGACGCAACGCGTATCGAGATCGAAGTGCCGGCTGCGCGGCCACAACTGGCGCGCAAGTTCGTCAGCGGCGACGCCGAACTCGAAGCACTCAGCGTGCATCCGGATGGCCACACCGTTGCTTTGGCTGTGCGCGGCAAGGCGGTGAGCCTGCCGCTGTGGGAAGGCGCGATGCGCCAGCTCGGCGAAGAGCAGGGCGCGCGCTACCGCCTGCCGGTGTGGCTGGCCGAGGGCGTGGGGGTCGTGATGGTGTCCGACGCCAGCGGTGAAGAGCGCCTGGAGCTGCATGCGGACGAGGGTGTCAGCGTGCTGGAGGCGGACTTCGGCCGCGTCACCGGCATCGTGGCGGCACCGCACGGCCTGCGCGTGGTGGTGACCAACCATCGCAATGAATTGTGGTTGGCGGATTTCGTTACGCGCGAAGTGCGCCTGCTGGACCGCTGCGACTATCGGCGCATCGACGAGCCCGCGTTCTCGCCGGATGGTGCCTGGCTTGCCTACGACTTCTCGGTGAGCCGTGCCACGCGCGCGATCAAGCTGCTGGAGATCGCCTCCGGCCGCAGCGGGATGGCCAGCGGCGAGGATTTCGACGACTTCTCGCCTGCCTGGGACCCGTCCGGCAAGTACCTGTACTTCCTCTCGACCCGCGCCTTTGAGCCGGTGTACGACGAGATCGTCTTCGACCTCTCTTTCCCGCGCGCCACGCGCCCTTACCTGGTGGCCTTGCAGGCCGACGGCGTTGACCCGTTCGAGCCCTTGCCGCGTGGCTTTGGCGACGACGAGGACGAAGACGAAGACGACGAGGATGAGGACGACGGCGACGAGGAAAGCGATAGCAAGGAGGAGGGCGACAAGAAGGCCGAACAGGCCGAGCGCAAGCGCCCGCCCAAGCCGGTCGTCGTCGAACTCGAAGGCCTTGCCGACCGTGTGCGCGCCTTCCCGGTCGGGGCCGGTCGCTACGGTCGCATCGATGCCGCGAAGGGCATCGTCTACTGGACGCTGCACCCGGTGACCACCGAGAGCGATGAGGATCACGACGTCGCCGACGCGTTGCTGCAAAGCTGGGATATGCGTGAGCAGAAGCTCGACACGGTGCTCGGCGATGTGGCCGGTTTCCTTCTCGCGCTGCCTGGCAAGGCGCTGATCGCCGACACCAGCGAGGGTGTGCGCGCCTTCAAGATCGGCGAGAAGCCGAAGGAGGAAACCGAAGTCGGCGACTTCTCGCGTGAATCCGGCTGGGTCGATCTCGATCGCGTGCAGGTCGAAGTCGACCCGCGTTCGGAGTGGCGCCAGATGCTGCGCGAAGTGTGGCGCCTGCAGCGCGATCAGTTCTGGACGGCCGACATGAGTGGCGTGGATTGGGGCCGCATCTGGGCGCGCTACGCGCCGCTGGTCGAACGGATCTCGACGCGCGAAGAGCTGTCGGACTTGATCTGGGAAATGCAGGGCGAACTGGCGACCTCGCATTGCTACGAATCGGGCGGCGATCGCAAGCGCGTTGCCGCGCTGCCGCTGGGCCATCTGGGCGCCGAATTCTCGTGGGACGAAGCGAACGCCTGCTACCGCATCGAGCGCCTGGTGCGCGGCGATGCCTGGCGCGAAGGGCACGATTCGCCGCTCGCTGCCGTGGGCGTGCAAGCCAAGCCGGGCGAACGCCTGCTGGCGATCGACGGCCTTGCGTGCGACCGCGAACATCCGCCGCAGGCGCGGCTGGTGGCGCGCGCGGGTCGCAAGGTGGAACTGCTGCTGGCCGATGCCGATGGCGCCAACCGCCGCCGCGCGGTGGTGCGTGCCTTGCCGGGCGAAGACGCCGCGCGCTACCGCGAGTGGGTCGAGGCCAACCGCGCCCGCGTGCGCGAAGCCTCGGGTGGTCGGCTCGGTTACCTTCACATCCCGGACATGGTGACCTGGGGCTTCTCGGAATTCCACCGCTATCTGCGTACCGAAAGCCTGCGCGACGGGCTGATCGTTGATGCGCGCTTCAACCGCGGTGGCCATGTCTCGCAACTGCTGCTGGAAAAGCTCGCGCGCCGTGTGCTGGGCTACGACGTTTCGCGCTGGGGCGCGCCGGAACCCTACCCGGCGCATGCCGTGGCCGGCCCTGTCGTGTGCGTGACGAACCAGCATGCTGGCTCGGACGGTGACATCTTCTCGCACTGCTTCAAGCTGATGGGCCTCGGCCCGCTGGTGGGTACGCGCACCTGGGGCGGTGTGATCGGTATCTGGCCGCGCCATCGCCTGGTGGACGGCACGATCACCACGCAGCCCGAGTTCAGCTTCTGGTTCAAGGATGTTGGCTGGGGGGTCGAGAACTGGGGCACCGAGCCTGATGTGCATGTCGACATCGCGCCGCAGGACTACGCAAACGGCCGCGATCCGCAGCTCGACAAGGCGGTCGACGTGGCACTCGCGGCACTCAGCAAACAGCCGCCGCGGGTGCCTGACTTTTCGCAACGCCCGCGCCTGGATCTGCCGAGCTGGCCGCCCAAGGGCTGA
- a CDS encoding carboxypeptidase M32, with translation MSNTPAYDALMARSRSLHRLNHLAQIASVDRETLMPPGGAEARALALAELEQLMHARSTDLVIADQLKAAEQETLDDEARADLREMQRGYLLATALPAELVEAKGLAASRCEYEWRAQRQANDWAAYLPNFREVLRLSREEAARLSDALGVSPYDALLDGFEPGMRSAEVARVFGAMRAWLPALIARIREKQASETVIEPVGPFALDAQRALVREIAETLGFDFERGRLDESTHPFSGGVPEDVRMTTRFREHDFSVALFSTIHETGHSRYEQGSPRAWLGRPIGSWRSMGIHESQSLAFEMQLARSRGFLERLAPRLVHYFGAQPAFEPENWLRAATRVVAGKIRVDADEATYPCHVMLRFDIEHALVAGEMQAEDVPAAWDEGMCDLLGLDTRGDYRDGCMQDPHWAGGAFGYFPCYTLGALYAAQWFAAIRRTTPDLDARIAAGDDAPVFDWLSANIWSQASRWTTPELVQRASGEALNPEHFRRHLETRYLS, from the coding sequence ATGTCAAACACCCCTGCTTACGACGCGCTGATGGCGCGCAGCCGCTCGCTGCACCGCTTGAATCATCTGGCGCAGATCGCCAGCGTCGATCGCGAGACCCTGATGCCGCCGGGCGGCGCCGAGGCGCGAGCGCTCGCGCTGGCGGAGCTGGAACAGCTGATGCACGCGCGCAGTACGGATCTGGTGATCGCCGATCAGCTGAAAGCGGCTGAGCAGGAGACGCTCGACGACGAGGCCCGCGCGGATCTGCGCGAGATGCAGCGCGGCTACCTGCTCGCCACCGCCTTGCCGGCTGAGCTCGTCGAAGCCAAGGGCTTGGCCGCGTCGCGTTGTGAATACGAGTGGCGCGCCCAACGCCAGGCGAACGACTGGGCGGCCTACCTGCCCAACTTCCGCGAAGTGCTGCGCCTGAGCCGCGAAGAGGCGGCCCGCTTGTCCGACGCGCTGGGCGTGTCGCCCTACGACGCGTTGCTGGACGGTTTCGAACCCGGCATGCGCAGCGCTGAGGTCGCGCGTGTGTTTGGTGCGATGCGCGCCTGGTTGCCGGCTCTGATCGCGCGGATTCGCGAGAAGCAGGCAAGCGAGACGGTGATCGAACCCGTCGGCCCCTTCGCGCTCGATGCGCAGCGAGCACTGGTGCGCGAAATCGCCGAAACGCTCGGCTTTGATTTCGAACGCGGCCGGCTCGACGAGAGCACTCATCCCTTCAGCGGCGGCGTGCCTGAGGATGTGCGGATGACCACGCGCTTCCGCGAGCACGATTTCTCGGTCGCGCTGTTCTCCACGATCCACGAAACCGGCCACTCGCGCTACGAGCAGGGTAGCCCGCGCGCCTGGCTGGGGCGGCCGATTGGGTCCTGGCGTTCGATGGGCATCCACGAGAGCCAAAGCCTCGCATTCGAGATGCAACTGGCGCGCTCGCGTGGTTTTCTCGAACGACTTGCGCCGCGCCTGGTTCACTACTTCGGCGCCCAGCCGGCATTCGAGCCGGAGAACTGGCTGCGCGCGGCGACGCGTGTGGTGGCCGGCAAGATCCGTGTGGACGCGGATGAGGCGACCTATCCCTGCCATGTGATGCTGCGCTTCGATATCGAGCACGCGCTGGTCGCCGGCGAGATGCAGGCCGAAGATGTGCCGGCTGCGTGGGACGAAGGCATGTGCGATCTGCTTGGCCTCGACACCCGCGGCGACTACCGTGATGGCTGCATGCAGGATCCGCACTGGGCCGGCGGCGCCTTCGGCTATTTCCCCTGCTACACGCTCGGTGCGCTGTATGCCGCGCAGTGGTTCGCGGCAATTCGCCGCACGACGCCGGATCTGGATGCTCGTATCGCCGCAGGTGATGATGCGCCGGTGTTCGACTGGCTGAGTGCCAACATCTGGTCGCAAGCCAGCCGCTGGACCACGCCGGAACTGGTGCAACGCGCCAGCGGCGAGGCACTGAACCCCGAACACTTCCGCCGGCATCTGGAGACGCGCTACCTGAGCTGA
- a CDS encoding ABC transporter permease: MNPKQFFPRQVVESGGNRWDWALLPLFLALLTMLAYGASQMARPYAIGEQLPLSLDPLWLPYYLMRTTLRMFLALGASLIFSCIFAALAAKYRVAEKVLVPALDILQSIPILGFLSITVTGFIALFPGNLLGVECAAIFAIFTSQAWNMAFSLYQSLKTVPGELQEAARIFQLSSWQRFWRLELPFAMPGLLWNMMMSMSGGWFFVVASEAISVSNQSIKLPGIGSYIARAIEEQNMVAIGWAIGAMLIGIICYDQLFFRPLLAWADKFRFEQASGETAQSSWLLTWLRRTDRLQGIAVGAAKLLERSFTLFKRDYDGTSIRARPKPVSDGVRRAWDAVLAALVLFATWRLVSFVHAEVGWGEVAHVFGLGLITLLRVIVLIGLAALVWVPVGIWIGLHPRAADRLQAVAQFLAAFPANLMYPIAVLAIVHWHLNPDVWLSPLMVLGTQWYLLFNVIAGASSVPTELRYAAKNLGLKGWLKWKRYLLPAVFPSFVTGAITASGGSWNASIVSEYVTWGNTTLEAHGLGSYIARMTATGDFPRIALGIGVMCVFVMGFNHFVWRRLYRIAEDRMHF; the protein is encoded by the coding sequence ATGAATCCGAAACAGTTCTTCCCGCGCCAGGTGGTCGAGTCTGGCGGCAACCGCTGGGACTGGGCCCTGCTGCCCTTGTTCCTCGCGCTGCTGACGATGCTGGCCTACGGCGCATCGCAGATGGCGCGCCCCTACGCGATCGGCGAACAGTTGCCGCTGTCGCTCGATCCGCTGTGGCTGCCCTACTACCTGATGCGCACCACGCTGCGCATGTTCCTCGCGCTCGGCGCTTCGCTGATCTTCAGCTGCATCTTCGCCGCGCTGGCGGCCAAGTATCGGGTGGCGGAGAAGGTGCTGGTGCCGGCGCTGGACATCCTGCAGTCGATCCCTATCCTCGGCTTCCTGTCGATCACGGTGACCGGCTTCATCGCGCTGTTCCCGGGCAATCTGCTGGGTGTGGAATGTGCGGCGATCTTCGCGATCTTCACATCGCAGGCCTGGAACATGGCCTTCAGTCTGTACCAGTCGCTCAAGACCGTGCCGGGCGAATTGCAGGAGGCGGCGCGCATCTTCCAGCTGTCGAGCTGGCAGCGCTTCTGGCGGCTGGAATTGCCCTTCGCGATGCCCGGCTTGCTGTGGAACATGATGATGTCGATGTCCGGCGGCTGGTTTTTCGTCGTGGCGTCGGAAGCGATCTCGGTGTCGAACCAGAGCATCAAACTGCCCGGCATCGGTTCCTACATCGCGCGTGCGATCGAGGAGCAGAACATGGTCGCGATCGGCTGGGCGATCGGCGCGATGCTGATCGGCATCATCTGCTACGACCAACTGTTCTTCCGCCCGCTGCTGGCGTGGGCCGACAAGTTCCGCTTCGAGCAGGCCTCGGGCGAGACCGCGCAATCCTCGTGGCTGCTGACCTGGCTACGCCGCACCGATCGCTTGCAGGGCATCGCGGTTGGCGCTGCAAAGTTGCTCGAACGCTCGTTCACGCTGTTCAAGCGTGACTACGACGGCACCTCGATCCGCGCGCGCCCGAAACCGGTGAGCGATGGCGTGCGCCGTGCGTGGGATGCAGTGCTCGCCGCGCTGGTGCTGTTCGCGACCTGGCGGCTCGTGAGTTTCGTGCATGCGGAAGTGGGCTGGGGCGAAGTGGCGCATGTTTTCGGGCTCGGGCTCATCACACTGCTGCGCGTGATCGTACTGATCGGGCTTGCGGCGCTGGTGTGGGTGCCGGTCGGCATCTGGATCGGGCTGCATCCGCGCGCGGCGGATCGCCTGCAGGCGGTCGCACAATTCCTTGCGGCGTTCCCGGCCAACCTGATGTACCCGATCGCGGTGCTCGCGATCGTGCACTGGCACCTGAACCCGGATGTCTGGCTGTCGCCGCTGATGGTGCTGGGCACGCAGTGGTACCTGCTGTTCAACGTGATCGCCGGCGCATCGAGCGTGCCGACCGAGCTGCGTTACGCCGCGAAGAACCTGGGCCTGAAAGGCTGGCTGAAGTGGAAGCGCTACCTGCTGCCGGCGGTATTCCCGAGTTTCGTGACCGGCGCGATCACCGCGAGTGGCGGTTCGTGGAACGCCAGCATCGTGTCCGAGTACGTCACCTGGGGTAACACAACCCTTGAGGCGCACGGGCTCGGCAGCTACATCGCGCGGATGACGGCAACTGGCGACTTCCCGCGCATCGCGCTGGGCATCGGCGTGATGTGCGTATTCGTGATGGGTTTCAATCATTTCGTTTGGCGGCGGCTGTATCGCATCGCCGAAGACCGGATGCATTTCTAG